Proteins from a single region of Erythrobacter sp.:
- a CDS encoding metallophosphoesterase encodes MERAAASSGTVLIAQMTDIHVGFAPEEKPEELNLTRFRATLARLLDGPNRPDMLVLSGDITDHGDTESFAKTAELIRDVPFPILPMVGNHDSRAGLLGAFPHVETADGGFLHYVVEAPLGLRIICLDTLEDGRHGGAFCEARGRWLADRLGEAPDQPTLIFMHHPPVVAGIDWMDPAPNEPWIERLREVLTGQTQVQAIHCGHLHRQITTSFAGIPLGVTPSVAPLVAMDLSPIDQNVPDDRELITTEPPTYALHRWDGESLVSHYERVGDWQVLARFHAGLQPMIAGMFAER; translated from the coding sequence ATGGAACGGGCCGCCGCCTCCTCAGGGACCGTGCTGATCGCACAGATGACCGACATTCACGTCGGCTTTGCCCCCGAGGAAAAGCCCGAAGAGCTCAATCTCACCCGCTTCCGCGCGACACTCGCCCGCCTGCTCGATGGACCGAACCGGCCGGACATGCTGGTGCTATCGGGCGACATCACCGATCATGGCGACACGGAAAGCTTCGCCAAGACCGCCGAGTTGATCCGCGATGTGCCCTTCCCGATCCTACCGATGGTGGGCAATCACGATAGCCGCGCAGGGCTGCTGGGCGCTTTCCCTCATGTCGAGACGGCCGATGGCGGGTTTCTGCACTATGTGGTCGAAGCGCCGCTCGGCCTCCGGATCATCTGCCTCGACACGTTGGAAGACGGTCGCCACGGCGGAGCCTTCTGCGAGGCGCGCGGACGCTGGCTGGCCGATCGCCTCGGCGAAGCGCCCGATCAGCCGACCCTGATCTTCATGCACCATCCGCCGGTGGTTGCCGGGATCGACTGGATGGACCCGGCCCCGAACGAGCCTTGGATCGAGCGGCTGCGCGAAGTGCTGACCGGGCAGACGCAGGTCCAGGCGATCCATTGCGGGCACCTGCACCGCCAGATCACCACCAGCTTTGCCGGCATCCCGCTCGGCGTGACACCCTCGGTCGCGCCGCTGGTGGCGATGGACCTGTCGCCCATCGACCAGAACGTGCCCGATGACCGCGAGCTCATCACCACCGAACCGCCGACCTATGCGCTCCACCGCTGGGACGGGGAGAGCCTCGTGTCGCATTACGAGAGGGTGGGCGACTGGCAGGTGCTGGCGCGCTTCCACGCCGGCCTTCAACCGATGATCGCAGGCATGTTCGCCGAGCGGTAG
- a CDS encoding cytochrome c3 family protein, which translates to MAFLIRTIDFTAAGREIVRDRVVEQTALTIGRAAENDIHLPDLAVEQNHVRLALQSDGTLAAAALGTLGFGLDGRVVTEGTIDPRTGGEIALGAARLAITREADGNIAIIIRQVTEDEGKGDALRGFTLASVLPGKRATSWILAGAIVLLLLMVPVASFLLRAPAKVDPTGKTPGTVVLDAAWDPGALSLKHHSLKDNCESCHVAAFESVQDETCASCHKETADHAAMARQSKGMPSLPAGEALQWRIGQALGKEGPLGCVSCHSEHEGPVRQKAGDEAFCSDCHKDLDSRLTDTKLADAHDFGKGHPQFRPVYFASFGAAKPVRASLDTKPVERSGLKFPHDVHMDARGGAARMAVSLPRYGNPLECKDCHTLNADKIGFKPVEMENACESCHSLVSGRGAGGFSKLRHGNIKQLAEDLARITTGPRPVLGGNRQRPGAFGGSGAYAADFGRPVRAYIGLSNALSAGGICTECHLPARGRTGQADLVPVNLPDRFLTSGYFNHEAHKKEECTDCHSADTSKAASDLLIPDLKSCRDCHLGATAVKTKKIVPSECAMCHSYHVPAGQWSPQGREPKRAPAPPPLKARVAVVSGVARK; encoded by the coding sequence ATGGCATTCCTGATCCGCACCATCGATTTCACCGCCGCCGGACGCGAGATCGTCCGCGACCGCGTGGTGGAGCAGACGGCGCTCACCATCGGCCGCGCGGCAGAGAACGACATCCACCTGCCCGATCTGGCGGTGGAGCAGAACCACGTGCGCCTTGCCTTGCAGAGCGATGGCACGCTGGCGGCAGCGGCGCTTGGCACGCTGGGCTTCGGGCTCGATGGCCGGGTGGTCACCGAAGGCACGATCGATCCGCGCACCGGCGGCGAGATCGCGCTGGGCGCAGCGCGGCTCGCAATCACCCGCGAGGCCGATGGCAATATCGCCATCATCATCCGCCAAGTCACCGAGGATGAAGGCAAGGGCGATGCCCTGCGCGGCTTCACCCTTGCCAGCGTGCTCCCCGGCAAGCGGGCGACGAGCTGGATTCTGGCAGGCGCGATCGTCCTGCTGCTGCTGATGGTGCCGGTCGCGAGCTTCCTGCTGCGTGCTCCGGCCAAGGTCGATCCCACCGGCAAGACCCCGGGAACGGTGGTGCTCGATGCCGCATGGGATCCGGGCGCGTTGTCGCTGAAGCACCACAGCCTCAAGGATAATTGCGAAAGCTGCCACGTCGCCGCTTTCGAGAGCGTGCAGGACGAAACCTGTGCCAGCTGCCACAAGGAAACCGCCGATCACGCGGCCATGGCACGCCAGAGCAAGGGCATGCCGTCCCTGCCCGCTGGCGAGGCGCTGCAATGGCGGATCGGCCAGGCCCTGGGCAAGGAAGGCCCGCTGGGCTGCGTCTCGTGCCACTCCGAACACGAAGGTCCGGTGCGCCAGAAGGCGGGCGACGAAGCCTTCTGTTCGGACTGCCACAAGGATCTGGACAGCCGCCTCACCGATACCAAGCTCGCCGATGCGCATGACTTCGGCAAGGGCCACCCGCAGTTCCGCCCGGTCTACTTCGCCAGCTTCGGTGCCGCGAAGCCCGTGCGCGCCTCGCTCGATACGAAGCCGGTGGAGCGCAGCGGGCTGAAGTTCCCGCATGACGTTCACATGGACGCGCGCGGCGGTGCGGCGCGGATGGCGGTGAGCCTTCCGCGCTATGGCAATCCGCTCGAATGCAAGGACTGCCACACACTGAATGCGGACAAGATCGGGTTCAAGCCGGTCGAGATGGAGAACGCCTGCGAAAGCTGCCACAGCCTCGTCTCGGGCCGCGGCGCGGGCGGGTTCAGCAAGCTGCGCCACGGCAATATCAAGCAGCTCGCCGAGGATCTTGCGCGGATCACCACCGGCCCGCGCCCGGTGCTGGGCGGCAATCGCCAACGCCCCGGCGCCTTCGGCGGCAGCGGAGCCTATGCCGCCGATTTCGGCCGCCCGGTGCGCGCCTATATCGGCCTGTCGAACGCGCTGTCAGCCGGCGGAATCTGCACCGAATGCCACCTGCCTGCGCGGGGCAGGACGGGCCAGGCCGATCTCGTGCCGGTCAACCTGCCCGATCGCTTCCTCACCAGCGGCTATTTCAACCACGAGGCGCACAAGAAGGAAGAATGCACCGATTGCCATTCGGCGGACACCTCCAAGGCGGCCAGCGATCTCTTGATCCCCGATCTCAAGTCCTGCCGCGATTGCCACCTTGGCGCGACGGCGGTGAAGACCAAGAAGATCGTCCCCTCCGAATGCGCCATGTGCCATTCCTATCACGTGCCCGCCGGCCAATGGTCGCCCCAGGGCCGCGAACCCAAACGCGCGCCCGCACCGCCTCCGTTAAAAGCACGGGTTGCAGTGGTGAGCGGGGTCGCTAGGAAATAG